A genomic stretch from Barnesiella intestinihominis YIT 11860 includes:
- a CDS encoding RelA/SpoT family protein, which produces METSDQQYTNEEQLIEDKFQELLNGYLNSNHRKKVEIIERAFKFAKEAHKGIRRRSGEPYILHPIAVARIVSQEIGLGSTSICSALLHDVVEDTEYTVEDIENHFGKKIASIVDGLTKISGGIFGDQASAQAENFRRLLLTMSEDIRVILIKMADRLHNMRTLGSMLPSKQYKIAGETLYIYAPLAHRLGLFAIKTELEDLAFKYEHPEAYNQIKQKIAETEESRQQIYNNFSKPIVAKLKEMGLEFEMKARVKSIYSIWNKMESKHIPFEEVYDLYAVRIIFKCPNEADEKKECWAIYSVITDIYKLHPERTRDWVSRPKANGYKALHLTVMGPDGNWIEVQIRSEKMDEIAERGFAAHWKYKVGNSDEESELDIWLKTIKDILEHPEPNAIDFLDTIKLNLFSTEIFVFTPKGELITLPKDATALDLAFTLHSDLGFHCIAAKVNHRLVPLNQKLHSGDQVEILTSKSQTPKEEWLNFITTAKARSRLTASLRKDRRKIIAKGEKILKDFFESNHIEYNNDVVTKILSNLGIRHRDDLFYKIGNDEITPNENIKKIIKEKSQNPFMRYLKLSFGSNNGKNEQPKPVTPQQLTIDRKQTYILRDENGVKNYKVADCCCPIPGDDVLGYVEDDETVVVHKRECPVAMRLKSSFGPRLVSTQWEASESLSFPAKIEIQGIDRIGILNEITRVISNELIIDMRGLTIKANEGVFTGTVNIMVHDTRVVESLCNKLRKIKGVQKVARCKE; this is translated from the coding sequence ATGGAAACGTCCGATCAACAATACACCAACGAAGAGCAACTTATCGAAGATAAATTTCAAGAACTGCTCAACGGATATCTCAACTCCAACCACCGGAAGAAAGTCGAGATTATCGAGCGTGCGTTCAAATTTGCCAAAGAAGCCCACAAGGGAATACGCCGACGATCGGGCGAACCCTACATACTGCACCCTATCGCCGTAGCTCGTATCGTCAGTCAGGAAATAGGTTTGGGCTCTACATCGATATGCTCCGCCCTGTTGCACGACGTTGTAGAAGACACCGAATATACCGTCGAGGACATCGAGAACCACTTCGGGAAAAAGATAGCATCCATCGTCGACGGGCTCACCAAAATATCGGGCGGTATTTTCGGCGACCAAGCATCGGCTCAGGCCGAGAATTTTCGGCGGCTGTTGCTCACCATGTCCGAAGACATTCGGGTAATCCTCATCAAAATGGCCGACCGCCTGCACAACATGCGCACGCTCGGTTCCATGCTCCCCAGCAAACAATATAAAATCGCTGGCGAGACACTCTATATATATGCCCCGTTGGCCCACCGTTTAGGACTGTTCGCCATAAAGACCGAGTTGGAAGATCTCGCTTTCAAATACGAACACCCCGAGGCTTACAACCAAATCAAGCAGAAAATCGCCGAGACCGAAGAATCGCGCCAGCAAATTTACAACAACTTCTCCAAGCCGATTGTCGCGAAGCTCAAAGAAATGGGACTCGAATTCGAGATGAAAGCCCGGGTAAAATCCATCTATTCCATTTGGAACAAAATGGAATCGAAACACATACCTTTCGAGGAAGTCTACGACCTCTATGCGGTTCGTATCATTTTCAAATGCCCCAACGAGGCCGACGAGAAAAAAGAGTGCTGGGCCATTTACTCGGTCATCACCGACATCTACAAACTGCACCCCGAACGCACCCGCGACTGGGTGAGCCGCCCCAAAGCCAATGGATACAAAGCTCTGCATCTCACGGTCATGGGTCCCGACGGCAATTGGATAGAAGTACAAATACGAAGCGAAAAAATGGACGAGATCGCCGAACGGGGATTCGCCGCCCATTGGAAATACAAAGTGGGAAACTCCGACGAAGAGTCGGAACTCGACATCTGGCTGAAAACCATCAAAGACATTCTCGAACACCCCGAGCCCAACGCCATCGATTTTCTCGACACGATAAAGCTCAACCTGTTCAGTACCGAGATATTTGTCTTTACGCCCAAAGGCGAGCTCATCACATTGCCCAAAGACGCCACGGCGCTCGATTTGGCTTTCACCCTGCACTCCGACCTCGGCTTCCATTGTATCGCCGCCAAAGTAAATCACCGGCTAGTACCGCTGAACCAAAAACTGCATAGCGGCGACCAAGTGGAAATACTCACCTCCAAATCGCAAACGCCCAAAGAGGAATGGCTCAACTTCATCACCACGGCCAAAGCCCGAAGCAGACTGACGGCGTCGTTGCGGAAAGACCGGCGAAAAATCATAGCGAAAGGAGAGAAAATACTGAAAGACTTTTTCGAAAGCAATCACATCGAATACAACAACGATGTAGTAACCAAAATATTAAGCAACCTCGGCATACGACATCGGGACGATCTGTTCTACAAAATAGGAAATGACGAGATTACCCCCAACGAAAATATCAAAAAAATCATCAAGGAAAAAAGTCAAAATCCTTTCATGCGGTATCTGAAACTTTCGTTCGGCAGCAACAACGGGAAAAACGAACAGCCCAAACCCGTCACTCCTCAGCAACTTACGATAGACCGCAAACAGACCTACATTCTGCGAGACGAGAACGGAGTGAAAAACTATAAAGTAGCGGATTGCTGTTGCCCGATACCCGGTGACGACGTCTTGGGATATGTGGAAGACGACGAAACCGTAGTCGTGCACAAAAGGGAATGTCCCGTAGCCATGCGACTGAAATCGAGCTTCGGCCCACGGTTGGTGTCCACGCAATGGGAAGCCAGCGAATCGCTTTCCTTTCCCGCCAAGATAGAGATACAAGGTATCGACCGGATAGGGATTCTCAACGAAATCACCCGGGTGATTTCCAATGAATTGATTATCGACATGAGAGGACTCACCATAAAAGCCAACGAAGGCGTATTCACCGGGACGGTCAACATCATGGTGCACGACACCCGCGTCGTAGAATCGCTTTGTAATAAATTACGTAAAATAAAGGGCGTACAGAAGGTCGCACGCTGTAAAGAATAA
- a CDS encoding HD family phosphohydrolase has translation MDKNRIQKFLSSTRVLQFVFFVAAVTLVTYFFPREGKFRYTFQEGKPWKYGLLTAPFDFPVYKDEAVIQQERDSIMLDFQPVFSHNESIEKKSVDDFEKALSNYTEMSIPPTLRKNLVQALREAYRKGIVSSEAYTQLQSGKFKEIRILENNVAREIPVSELQSAREAYENMLNKFPDSYSHHILQTCNLNDFLNTNIAFDSITTDRLKDNLLQRIALSDGIVQAGERIVDRGEIITPQTYRILKSLETVTLKKSVGNDHRGYTILGQIIVFTCLFSFFYLFLALFRPQTFNEMRTLGFMMMLIVGISLIAFFLSEFRLQGIYLVPFAIIPIIVVTFFDSRTALYVHLITVLICAFTAPFALEFIFLQLIVGMTAIDSLSDLSRRSQLMRCALLVFLAYCFAYVGYTLLSEGDLSKLNYNMFIYFGVNCVFLLFAYLLIYIFEKAFGFISTVTLVELSDVNNPILRQLSEECPGTFQHSLQISNLAAEAANKIGAKAQLVRTGALYHDIGKLKNPAFFTENQSGFNPHTPLSFEQSAQIVISHVNDGLKMADKLRLPQAIKDFISTHHGHGKAKFFYNSFCNKYPDQPVDESKFTYPGPNPFTKETGILMMADAVEAASRSLKEYTNESISQLVNRIIDSQVADGLLRDTPLSFRDVETIKATFIEKLKTIYHTRISYPELNKNGKNEEEKTDKETTKADNNAPSPTEIKK, from the coding sequence ATGGATAAAAACCGTATACAAAAATTCCTGTCCAGCACACGTGTCCTGCAATTTGTCTTTTTCGTGGCAGCAGTGACATTGGTTACCTATTTCTTCCCGAGAGAAGGAAAATTTCGTTACACCTTTCAGGAAGGGAAACCGTGGAAGTACGGATTGCTCACCGCTCCGTTCGACTTTCCCGTTTATAAAGACGAAGCCGTCATTCAACAAGAACGCGACAGCATCATGCTCGACTTCCAACCGGTCTTCTCACACAACGAATCGATAGAGAAAAAGTCCGTCGACGACTTCGAAAAAGCATTGAGTAACTATACGGAAATGTCTATCCCGCCGACTCTCCGCAAGAACTTGGTCCAAGCTCTGCGAGAAGCCTATCGGAAAGGAATCGTCTCTTCCGAAGCATACACCCAACTGCAATCCGGAAAATTCAAGGAAATACGAATCCTCGAAAACAATGTCGCGCGCGAAATACCGGTATCCGAACTGCAATCCGCACGGGAAGCCTACGAGAACATGCTCAATAAATTCCCCGACTCCTACTCGCATCACATCTTACAAACCTGTAACCTGAACGATTTTCTAAACACGAATATCGCATTCGATAGTATTACGACCGACCGGCTCAAAGACAATCTGTTACAACGAATCGCTCTCTCCGACGGTATTGTTCAAGCCGGAGAACGTATTGTCGACCGGGGCGAAATCATCACGCCGCAAACCTATCGCATTCTCAAATCGCTCGAAACCGTCACCTTGAAAAAAAGCGTCGGCAATGACCACCGTGGTTACACCATACTGGGACAAATCATCGTATTCACCTGTCTCTTTTCTTTTTTCTATCTGTTCTTGGCACTGTTCCGTCCGCAGACTTTCAACGAGATGCGTACCCTCGGCTTTATGATGATGCTCATCGTGGGCATCTCCCTGATAGCTTTTTTCCTTTCTGAATTTCGGTTACAAGGCATATATTTGGTTCCGTTCGCCATTATTCCCATTATCGTGGTCACCTTCTTCGACTCGCGCACCGCACTCTATGTACACCTCATTACGGTACTTATCTGTGCTTTTACGGCGCCGTTCGCACTCGAATTCATCTTCTTGCAGCTTATCGTAGGCATGACCGCCATCGACAGCCTCAGCGACCTTTCTCGCCGCTCCCAGCTCATGCGCTGCGCCCTGCTCGTCTTCCTCGCCTACTGCTTTGCCTACGTGGGATATACACTCCTTTCCGAAGGCGACCTCTCGAAACTGAATTACAATATGTTCATCTATTTCGGAGTCAATTGTGTATTTCTGCTGTTCGCCTATCTCCTTATCTATATATTCGAAAAGGCCTTCGGGTTCATCTCCACAGTCACGCTGGTCGAATTGTCCGATGTGAACAATCCCATATTGAGACAGTTATCCGAAGAGTGCCCCGGAACCTTCCAACACTCCCTGCAAATCTCCAACTTAGCGGCCGAGGCGGCCAATAAAATAGGAGCGAAGGCTCAATTGGTTCGTACCGGAGCCCTTTATCACGATATCGGGAAACTCAAAAATCCGGCATTCTTCACCGAGAATCAATCGGGATTCAATCCGCACACACCGCTCTCCTTCGAACAAAGCGCACAAATCGTCATCTCCCATGTGAACGACGGACTTAAAATGGCCGATAAACTACGATTGCCCCAAGCTATCAAAGACTTTATCTCCACGCACCACGGACACGGGAAAGCAAAATTCTTTTACAACTCCTTCTGTAACAAATACCCCGACCAACCCGTAGACGAATCGAAATTCACCTACCCCGGTCCCAACCCGTTCACGAAGGAAACGGGAATACTCATGATGGCCGATGCCGTCGAAGCCGCTTCGAGAAGCCTCAAAGAATACACCAACGAAAGTATCTCGCAACTCGTCAACCGCATCATCGACTCGCAAGTCGCCGACGGTCTCCTGCGCGATACCCCCCTCAGCTTCCGCGATGTGGAGACGATCAAAGCTACCTTTATCGAGAAACTCAAAACCATCTATCACACCCGCATTAGTTATCCCGAACTGAATAAAAACGGGAAAAACGAGGAGGAAAAAACAGACAAGGAAACAACAAAAGCAGACAACAATGCTCCCTCTCCAACTGAAATAAAGAAATAA